The following are encoded together in the Dehalococcoidia bacterium genome:
- a CDS encoding xanthine dehydrogenase family protein molybdopterin-binding subunit translates to MSKESEIQTERMIEMFDNLKSDKYPLSEYKYIGKKIPRNVDGLAKASGQAEYTMDIQLPGMLHMRFIDSPYPHAKIVRMDTSKAEKLPGVRHVLRYDDPGLPETENIGYFPIFQNDRPLDCVAHFEGQPMGAAVAADTEAIAEEALSLIEIEWEQRPFMLDPVAASEPGAPLTYPERYSDGNFWNRGVLDELIHGDIKKGFAEADKVVEFKVNRYGHTWICPERPCGVWRWNGDHAEVWVKNQRPFVAKRNITTWFGGIPMNKIQLHMPYQGATFGGWTHVDWSFGGLYCAAVVSKRLKRPVKYILSRREDFYGSSMDEGVYLVKVGFKNDGTITAVDGTVYHASAIHPAFSPVVHFHENTRVPHLKGQIKSIWVNKGPSVGIRCEMLVPILVQTLVMDRVAAECGMDPTEVALKNDGCQGHDMNWLNEQKKKRGFVVRDSLKECIEKGKAEFKWDEIWHKPGSRKLPNGRMHGVGFTWGHEWSDSTGSGEIAIRIERSDGTATLLGIHCDNGVGAETAYCQIAAEELGMRLEDVHFNPQFDPGFHLNSPDSSCGTSANGWAVRHAARILKQKILESATSPSSPSQRGSYAPAFPNVKPEDLDIKDSRIFVRSDPSRWISLADYARLMAIQGPVSNAELFGARSAWTEPLFAHAFHVQEGEYNPHSPREKFCRQAHFMEVEVDTETGEVFVTRIVNVNDVGKVINRMSCEGQQYGGSIMGVGRGKLEEMVHDPVTGVMLNGNLIDYKIPTIKDVGPISTILVETGLGYGPYGLVGIGEDIATVVPHLIGPAVYNAIGVWVYDFPVTPDRVLKALGKI, encoded by the coding sequence GTGAGCAAAGAATCAGAGATTCAAACAGAACGCATGATCGAGATGTTCGACAACCTGAAGTCGGACAAATATCCGCTAAGTGAATACAAGTATATTGGTAAGAAGATACCACGAAATGTGGACGGCCTGGCCAAAGCTTCGGGGCAGGCTGAATATACCATGGACATCCAGTTGCCGGGCATGCTGCATATGAGATTTATTGACTCTCCCTACCCCCATGCCAAAATAGTCAGGATGGACACGAGCAAAGCCGAGAAGCTGCCGGGAGTGCGTCATGTGCTCCGCTATGATGATCCCGGATTACCTGAAACGGAAAACATCGGATATTTCCCAATTTTCCAGAACGACAGGCCGCTTGATTGTGTAGCACACTTCGAGGGACAGCCGATGGGCGCAGCCGTGGCTGCCGATACCGAGGCAATAGCTGAAGAGGCGCTCTCCCTGATTGAAATCGAGTGGGAGCAGCGACCCTTCATGCTCGACCCCGTGGCGGCCAGCGAACCGGGAGCTCCTCTCACATACCCCGAGCGCTATTCAGACGGCAACTTCTGGAACAGGGGTGTATTGGACGAGCTGATACATGGAGATATCAAAAAAGGATTCGCTGAAGCAGACAAGGTAGTTGAATTCAAGGTCAACCGCTACGGCCATACCTGGATATGCCCGGAGCGACCCTGTGGAGTCTGGAGATGGAATGGGGACCACGCAGAGGTCTGGGTGAAGAACCAGAGGCCCTTTGTGGCCAAACGTAATATAACCACCTGGTTCGGCGGCATTCCCATGAACAAGATACAGCTGCATATGCCGTATCAGGGCGCTACCTTCGGAGGCTGGACCCACGTTGATTGGAGCTTCGGCGGGCTCTACTGCGCCGCCGTGGTCTCGAAGAGACTCAAAAGACCGGTTAAATATATTCTGAGCCGCAGGGAGGACTTTTACGGCAGCTCCATGGACGAGGGTGTTTATCTGGTAAAAGTCGGTTTCAAGAACGACGGTACGATCACAGCCGTAGATGGCACCGTATATCATGCCAGCGCTATCCATCCGGCTTTCAGTCCTGTAGTGCACTTTCATGAAAATACCAGGGTTCCCCATCTCAAGGGACAGATCAAGTCTATCTGGGTCAACAAGGGGCCTTCGGTTGGAATACGCTGCGAGATGCTTGTGCCGATACTGGTTCAGACCCTGGTCATGGACCGCGTTGCGGCTGAATGTGGAATGGACCCGACGGAAGTAGCCCTGAAGAACGACGGCTGCCAGGGCCATGATATGAACTGGCTCAACGAGCAAAAGAAGAAGCGTGGCTTCGTTGTGCGTGACAGCCTGAAGGAGTGCATCGAGAAGGGCAAGGCGGAGTTCAAATGGGACGAGATATGGCATAAGCCCGGAAGCAGGAAGCTCCCTAATGGACGCATGCACGGCGTCGGATTCACCTGGGGGCATGAGTGGTCCGATTCCACCGGCAGCGGAGAAATCGCTATCCGTATCGAGCGCAGCGACGGCACGGCCACACTGCTGGGAATACACTGCGATAACGGTGTGGGCGCGGAAACCGCTTACTGCCAGATAGCAGCGGAAGAGCTGGGTATGCGGCTTGAGGATGTACATTTTAATCCGCAATTCGATCCAGGCTTCCACCTCAATTCGCCGGACTCATCCTGCGGGACATCGGCCAACGGCTGGGCGGTGCGTCATGCGGCCCGGATACTCAAACAGAAGATACTTGAATCCGCCACCAGCCCAAGCTCGCCTTCGCAGAGGGGAAGCTACGCGCCCGCTTTCCCCAACGTGAAGCCGGAAGATCTGGATATCAAAGACAGCCGTATTTTTGTCAGGTCCGACCCCTCCCGCTGGATCAGCCTGGCCGACTACGCCAGGCTGATGGCCATACAGGGGCCTGTCAGCAACGCCGAGCTCTTCGGAGCAAGGAGCGCCTGGACGGAGCCTCTCTTCGCCCATGCTTTCCACGTTCAGGAGGGAGAGTACAACCCGCACAGTCCACGGGAGAAATTCTGCCGGCAGGCCCACTTCATGGAGGTCGAGGTCGACACCGAGACGGGAGAGGTTTTCGTCACCAGAATAGTCAATGTCAATGATGTCGGCAAAGTGATAAACAGGATGAGCTGCGAGGGACAGCAATACGGCGGCAGCATTATGGGGGTAGGTCGCGGCAAGCTGGAGGAAATGGTTCACGATCCTGTCACCGGCGTAATGCTCAACGGTAACCTTATCGACTACAAGATCCCCACCATTAAGGATGTAGGTCCCATTAGTACCATCCTGGTGGAGACGGGCCTGGGATACGGACCATATGGACTCGTGGGCATCGGCGAGGATATTGCCACTGTCGTTCCGCATTTGATAGGTCCGGCGGTATACAATGCCATCGGCGTCTGGGTTTACGATTTCCCCGTCACACCGGACAGAGTATTGAAAGCCCTGGGCAAGATATAG
- a CDS encoding NADH-ubiquinone oxidoreductase-F iron-sulfur binding region domain-containing protein: STLKELVVGLAGAADIKAVQIGGATGNIIPGYMIDTPLSHETFLGSGAVMVFNSTRDIIDIVYNDIRFLNEESCGKCTPCREGTEVMLEIYGRLRQGDGRERDISTLEELARTMAAASLCGLGQAAAVPVLDSLRYFYNEYIDRVDQSQFLRSYLGGELAKTTEGNR; encoded by the coding sequence CAGTACGCTCAAGGAGCTGGTTGTCGGCCTGGCCGGGGCCGCCGATATAAAGGCGGTGCAGATAGGCGGGGCGACCGGCAATATCATACCCGGCTACATGATCGATACTCCCCTCTCACATGAGACCTTTCTGGGATCGGGTGCGGTAATGGTATTCAATTCGACCCGGGACATCATCGACATCGTTTATAACGACATACGCTTCCTCAACGAGGAATCATGCGGCAAATGCACGCCCTGCCGCGAGGGGACCGAGGTCATGCTGGAGATATACGGGCGTCTGCGGCAGGGGGATGGCAGGGAGAGGGATATAAGTACGCTGGAGGAGCTGGCACGCACGATGGCGGCAGCCTCGCTGTGCGGGCTGGGACAGGCGGCCGCAGTGCCTGTATTGGACTCACTGAGATATTTCTATAACGAGTATATAGACAGGGTCGACCAATCGCAGTTTCTACGCAGCTACCTCGGCGGTGAATTGGCTAAAACAACGGAGGGAAACAGGTGA